One stretch of Rhipicephalus sanguineus isolate Rsan-2018 chromosome 10, BIME_Rsan_1.4, whole genome shotgun sequence DNA includes these proteins:
- the LOC119407043 gene encoding acetylcholine receptor subunit beta-like translates to MTCELLLVMCCLTAILAVVESGTQIDGAYVPGVQELRRRFLQESGYDPSLRPTNHSAEPTAVTVVIPLSEVTYFALVGDWFTVALYFCEYWKDPRFSWDPRDYGGAHRFSGTTKQIWWPRIDVVNAKRQDVDLLQQRVTVYNDSNAWSCAAMKVKTPCRVDLSDFPNDKQTCSLRVGASAYSDSEVRMAGYVTWGVPHVNASTEWVLEHLSFGSHAETNRSFIDVVFHLRRTARRHRYTFTMPGISSALALLAAFWIPPDSDRRMTLACLNILALAVVLNRMSLLMAASVTVPKMILFLGLGTLVGLFTAAASILIISASRSNSRIQVPGSLHRFLSGFVAMLLCINRTYPTTVTESYDRQEVTTFNGSYERRRRWLIFAQAVDRVFFVGFAFAILVFFL, encoded by the exons ATGACGTGCGAACTGCTACTCGTCATGTGCTGCCTCACAGCGATCCTTGCAGTAGTCGAAAGTG GAACACAGATCGATGGCGCGTACGTGCCGGGAGTGCAGGAACTCAGGAGGCGTTTCCTGCAAGAAAGTGGATACGACCCGTCGTTGCGACCCACAAACCACAGCGCCGAACCGACAGCCGTGACCGTGGTCATTCCACTTTCCGAAGTCACCTATTTC GCACTCGTAGGAGATTGGTTCACGGTCGCTCTATATTTCTGCGAG TATTGGAAGGATCCTCGCTTCTCGTGGGACCCTCGAGATTACGGCGGGGCTCATCGTTTTTCCGGAACCACGAAACAGATATGGTGGCCTCGAATCGACGTCGTCAATGC AAAAAGGCAGGACGTCGACTTGCTCCAGCAGAGGGTCACTGTCTACAACGACAGCAACGCGTGGTCCTGTGCGGCTATGAAGGTGAAGACACCTTGCAGGGTCGATCTCAGTGATTTCCCGAACGACAAACAG ACGTGCAGCCTCCGAGTCGGCGCGAGCGCCTACAGCGACAGCGAGGTCAGAATGGCAGGGTACGTCACGTGGGGTGTTCCCCACGTGAACGCCAGCACGGAGTGGGTCCTGGAACACCTGTCCTTCGGCAGCCATGCAGAGACGAACAG GTCCTTCATAGACGTCGTCTTCCACCTGCGGAGAACGGCCCGTCGTCACCGCTACACATTCACCATGCCCGGGATCTCCTCGGCTCTGGCACTTCTGGCCGCCTTCTGGATTCCTCCGGACTCAGACCGGAGGATGACGCTCGCCTGCCTCAACATCCTCGCCCTCGCCGTTGTCCTCAACAGGATGTCGCTACTGATGGCCGCGTCAGTAACGGTTCCCAAAATGA tTTTGTTTCTCGGCCTAGGCACTCTCGTAGGGTTATTCACCGCGGCTGCAAGCATACTCATCATCAGCGCGTCACGCTCCAATTCCAGAATCCAAGTGCCAGGTAGCTTACACCGCTTCCTCAGTGGCTTCGTGGCGATGCTTCTGTGTATAAATCGCACCTACCCGACCACCGTTACCGAATCGTACGACCGTCAAGAGGTTACGACGTTCAACGGCTCATACGAGAGGAGAAGGCGTTGGCTCATCTTTGCGCAAGCTGTGGACCGCgtcttctttgtcggctttgcatTCGCTATCCTGGTCTTCTTTTTGTGA